A window of Planctomycetaceae bacterium genomic DNA:
AACGAATTCTTAATTCTTAATTTTGAATTTAAAAAAGCGTAATTCGCGGTTATAATACATTGCGATAAACTTTACGGAGAATAATATGGCAGAGACACAAAAATCATGGGAACATCGATTGGCAAAGGCGACAAATTCGCTGGCGGTCGATTTCGTGGAATCGCTTTCGTTCGATACCCGGCTGTATAAATATGATATCGCCGGCTCTATCGCACATGCGGAAATGCTCTGTCAGCAGAAACTCCTGACCAAAGACGAACTGAAACAAATAAAAGACGGCCTTTTCGAAATCTCGCACGAAATCGAAAGCGGCAAATTCAAATTCGATAAAAAACTCGAAGATATTCACATGGCAATCGAAGCGGCACTTATCGCCAAGGTCGGTGACGCGGGCAGAAAACTCCACACCGGCCGAAGCAGAAACGACCAAGTCGCTACTGATATCCGCCTTTGGATGCGTGACGAAATTGAAATCGTACAGGCAAAAATCAACGCACTGCAAAAGGCGTTCGTGAAACTGGCGGAAAAATATACAAATGATGTTATGCCGGCCTATACTCATTTTCAACGTGCGCAGCCGATTTCCATTGCGGCATATCTTTTGAGTTTTGTCGAACAGCTCAATCGCGATAATCTCCGTTTAAAAAACTGTCGGACGATTCTGAATGTCTCGCCGTTGGGAAGCGGAGCGGTTGCGGGCTCTTCGCTGCCTTTGGACAGAAAAACAACGGCAAGCCTACTTGGTTTTTCAGATATTACATATAATACGATTGATTCGGTTTCAGACCGTGATTTTTGCGCGGAATTTGTTTTCGACTGCTGCATGATTTCAACGCACCTGTCGAAACTGGCAGAAGACTGGATTGTTTTCTCGACAACTGAATTCGATTTTATTCATATCGACGATGCGTTTTGCACATCGTCAAGTATGATGCCGCAGAAACGTAATCCGGATATGCTCGAACTTATGCGAGGCAAAACCGGCAGCTTATACGGTTCGCTAATGGCTATTTTGACGATTCTCAAAGCGCTGCCCAGCGGCTATAACCGCGATTTGCAGGACGATAAACGCCACGTCTTCTTCGCAAGCGATACGATTGAAGCGTGCATCGATATGGCCTGTGCGATTGTGAACAATACGACATTCAAAACTGAAAAAATCGCAGCGGGCATTGATAAAGGTTTTCTTGATGCGACGGCACTTGCTGAATATTTAGTCAAGAAAGGCATTCCGTTCCGTACAGCGCACGGAATCGTCGGCAGCCTTGTCGCAAAATGCGAAAAAGAAAATAAAAGCCTCGGTGAAACGAGTATAGAGGACTTCAAAAAGTTTTCGGATGTTATCGGCGAAGATATTTACAAATGCCTCGGCGGTAAAAATGTAGCTAATTCTTATGCGACTGCTTCTGCTGCTTCGCCTGCACAAATGGCTGAACAAATAAATTACTGGAAGAAGCAGTTAGCTTAATATGAGTACCGGCGAAACAAAGCTTGTTCAGTATTTCATGGCTAAATGCAAATTGAGCAAAGCCAAATTCCCTATCGGTATCGGCGATGATATGGCACAGGCACGGCTGCCGAGAGGTGATTCGGTGCTTATCACGACAGATATGCTTTTAGACGGCACCCACTTCGATACAAAAAAACATACTCTCGCACAAATCGGCTATAAATCAATGGCGGTAAGTTTGAGCGATTGCGCTGCGATGGCGACGATTCCACTTGCGGCGGTTGTTTCGGTTGCGCTGCCGAGAAATTTCGGCACGACCAATTTAAAGAAACTGCACACAGGAATTTTAAAGGCCGCAAAAAAATATAACTGCCCTCTTATCGGCGGCGATATGACAAGCTGGAACAAACCACTGGCGATAAGTATTGCGATGTTGAGTACCCTCGGCAAAACAAAACCAGTCAAACGCAGCACAACAAAAATCGGTGATTTGGTTTGCGTTACTGGTACACTTGGCGGGTCGCTGAAAGGCAGGCATTTAACTTTTGAGCCGAGACTAAAGGAATCGCTCGAAATAGCTAAAGCCGGTGCTAATGCAATGATGGACATCAGTGATGGTTTAAGCACAGACTTGAATCACATTTGCAGGTTGAGCAAAAAAGGCGCAATTGTCGATTCCGTCAAAATCCCTGTTTCCAAAGCCGCAAATGGTTTGAACGGAGCGTTAAACGACGGCGAAGATTTTGAACTACTTTTTACAATACCGGCTAAAAATTACGCAGCACTGAAAAAACACTGGCCTTTCAAAACTAAAATTACCGCTGTCGGCAAAATCACAAAAGAAAAATCAGTGAAAATACAAATGCCTGACGGCAAAATAGTCGATTTAAAACCCGGCGGATACGACCATTTAAAATAAATGAACACACAAGAGATAATATCAGAATCTGTTGAACAAACTCATGAGATTGGCAGGAAAATCGGCAACGCTCTCCAGGGCGGAATGCTCGTTTGCCTGACGGGCAATCTCGGCAGTGGAAAAACCACGCTAATTAAAGGCATCGCAGCAGGAGCAGGCGCTTCCAATCGACAACACGTCAGCAGCCCTACTTTCGTAATCGTCAACGAATACCAAGGCAGGTTTCATATCTTTCACATAGACGCATATCGAATCAACACCATACAGGAATTTGCCGCCCTTGGCTTTGAAGACTATATCGGACCTGAATCAGTGGTTCTTATAGAATGGGCGGATAAGGTTACCCAGGCTCTGGAAGGTTTCAAAAAAATACACATTGAAATGCGCCACCACTGCCCAAACAGCCGAATCCTCCGAATTACCGGACTAAACAGCAATATATAAAGTTGCACATACCTTACGTTTTGCTCACCATACCGCCCTTCTGGCAGATTAAGTCGCATATTTTATTTACCGATAACACTCCTGTAACAAATGCTTTATAAACTTTTTCTCCACGGAGGGAAATTAATGAAATGTAATGGGGTTTCGGTTTGCAGAGCTACTGCTTGCCATAATTATTCCCAAAGTGCCTGTTTAATTTAAAAAAACAGAAAGACTTTATGGAAACAAAAAAAATATTAGTGGCTTCCGACGAAAGCAGCGTAGTGCAGATAATTTCCGCAAAGCTGCGCAATAACGGCTTCGAGGTTGTAACCGCAAACAATGGCGACGAAGCGTTTATCCTGTGCTGTCAGCAAAAGCCGGAGTTTGTAATCGCAGACTATCAACTGCCGAATATCAGCGGCGTTGAACTTGCCGAAGACATCCGTAAAAAAAGCGGACTGACCGACATCTCGTTCATTCTGCTGACCACAAAAGAAACTGAACTGGATGAAAAGCAAATGGAAAAAGCGGGAATCACCTGCTGTTTGAGCAAGCCTTTCAGTCCAAAAGAAATATTAAACCGAATTGAAAATATTTTAGCCAGCGCAACAACTAAATGACGGACTAAACCAATGCTGAACACAACGCAAAACAGATTGACTTCAGGCCAATTGAGAATACTCAAGGAATTCGCCAAAGAAATGGTGGATACAGGCCTTAACTTCTTCGTTTACGACACTGGACTTAACACCATCGTCAATCACAGCGGCGAAAAATTTATCAGCGATTACGAAGGTCTGGCGGCATTCGCCCAAAAAATATTCGACTCGCAAACCGGCTCCATACACGAACTTGGCCCCGGCGGCAGATTTATCGGCTGCTGTCTGATTGCGGACGGAACAATTGTCGCGATAACCATTATTGACTGCGGGCCGAACTGCACTTTTACGGCGATGGCCAAACAAACGCTGCGAATCTTTATCAAAAGCTTTCAAAGCGAACTGAAAAACACACAGCAAATCGAACTCATCAGCGGTGAACTGGCACAAACGTATGAAGAACTTATGCTGCTTTACAAGATAAGTACAAATATGCGCGTCAGCCAGACTGACTCGAATTTCCTCCAGATTGCGTGCGATAATCTGATTGAACTGGTGCGAGTCGAAGGAATCGCGATATTCCTTGAAAAGAAAATCAACGACACAAAAAAACTCGTTCTCTCGGCCGGCACCGGTTTGCTGGCGATAGATTATAAAAGTGAAAATGATACGGAAGTACTTTTCGAAAGACTGCTGGATGTAATGGCCGCCGGCTCCGACGCGCTGATAGACAGCGAAATAAGCGGCATGTTTAAATACGAATGGCACGGCAGAGTGCGAAACATACTCGCGGTTCCGCTAAGCAATAACAGCAAAATCAGCGGCATAATGGTCGCGACAAACCTTTTGGACAGAAACGACTTCGACAAAAACGACATCAGACTGTTTAACGCTGTTGCGACAGAGTGCGCAGTATTTATCGGCAACCATAATTTATTCAAAGACCTTAAAGCACTGTTGATAGGCGCCTTAAAATCGCTCGTCAACAGCATCGACGCAAAAGACCAGTACACACGAGGCCATTCAGACAGAGTCGCTGTCATCGCAAAGTGGCTGGCCGAACAATACGCAAAAGCAAAAGGTA
This region includes:
- the argH gene encoding argininosuccinate lyase, whose amino-acid sequence is MAETQKSWEHRLAKATNSLAVDFVESLSFDTRLYKYDIAGSIAHAEMLCQQKLLTKDELKQIKDGLFEISHEIESGKFKFDKKLEDIHMAIEAALIAKVGDAGRKLHTGRSRNDQVATDIRLWMRDEIEIVQAKINALQKAFVKLAEKYTNDVMPAYTHFQRAQPISIAAYLLSFVEQLNRDNLRLKNCRTILNVSPLGSGAVAGSSLPLDRKTTASLLGFSDITYNTIDSVSDRDFCAEFVFDCCMISTHLSKLAEDWIVFSTTEFDFIHIDDAFCTSSSMMPQKRNPDMLELMRGKTGSLYGSLMAILTILKALPSGYNRDLQDDKRHVFFASDTIEACIDMACAIVNNTTFKTEKIAAGIDKGFLDATALAEYLVKKGIPFRTAHGIVGSLVAKCEKENKSLGETSIEDFKKFSDVIGEDIYKCLGGKNVANSYATASAASPAQMAEQINYWKKQLA
- a CDS encoding thiamine-monophosphate kinase; translation: MSTGETKLVQYFMAKCKLSKAKFPIGIGDDMAQARLPRGDSVLITTDMLLDGTHFDTKKHTLAQIGYKSMAVSLSDCAAMATIPLAAVVSVALPRNFGTTNLKKLHTGILKAAKKYNCPLIGGDMTSWNKPLAISIAMLSTLGKTKPVKRSTTKIGDLVCVTGTLGGSLKGRHLTFEPRLKESLEIAKAGANAMMDISDGLSTDLNHICRLSKKGAIVDSVKIPVSKAANGLNGALNDGEDFELLFTIPAKNYAALKKHWPFKTKITAVGKITKEKSVKIQMPDGKIVDLKPGGYDHLK
- the tsaE gene encoding tRNA (adenosine(37)-N6)-threonylcarbamoyltransferase complex ATPase subunit type 1 TsaE; the encoded protein is MNTQEIISESVEQTHEIGRKIGNALQGGMLVCLTGNLGSGKTTLIKGIAAGAGASNRQHVSSPTFVIVNEYQGRFHIFHIDAYRINTIQEFAALGFEDYIGPESVVLIEWADKVTQALEGFKKIHIEMRHHCPNSRILRITGLNSNI
- a CDS encoding response regulator, which encodes METKKILVASDESSVVQIISAKLRNNGFEVVTANNGDEAFILCCQQKPEFVIADYQLPNISGVELAEDIRKKSGLTDISFILLTTKETELDEKQMEKAGITCCLSKPFSPKEILNRIENILASATTK
- a CDS encoding HD-GYP domain-containing protein is translated as MLNTTQNRLTSGQLRILKEFAKEMVDTGLNFFVYDTGLNTIVNHSGEKFISDYEGLAAFAQKIFDSQTGSIHELGPGGRFIGCCLIADGTIVAITIIDCGPNCTFTAMAKQTLRIFIKSFQSELKNTQQIELISGELAQTYEELMLLYKISTNMRVSQTDSNFLQIACDNLIELVRVEGIAIFLEKKINDTKKLVLSAGTGLLAIDYKSENDTEVLFERLLDVMAAGSDALIDSEISGMFKYEWHGRVRNILAVPLSNNSKISGIMVATNLLDRNDFDKNDIRLFNAVATECAVFIGNHNLFKDLKALLIGALKSLVNSIDAKDQYTRGHSDRVAVIAKWLAEQYAKAKGMPPEEIQKIYLSGLLHDIGKIGIAESVLKKPGKLTEAEYEEMKKHPAIGAGIISEIHQMEDIVPGILHHHERFDGKGYPKGLAGNNIPLAGKIVMIADSFDAMTSHRTYRKALSLEEAIVEIEKNLGKQFDPVVGGIFLKSNLNKLWEILQTGQNGDIYADNIKDYGTFAIGALLS